In the Sandaracinaceae bacterium genome, CGCGTACGTCCAGGTGCGCGGCGGCACGTCGTCGAGGATGCGCTCGTGCGACTGCGCCAGCGCGATGATGGCGGGGTGCACGGCGCTCACCTGCGCCCAGGCCAGCCACGCGGCCCGGTCGGCGCGCACCGAGAGGTTCATGAAGCGCGCGCGGAGCGCCCGGTCGAGCGGCGTCACCTGGTAGTCGGCGGTCTCCGGGTTCACGGCGGCGAAGCACACCCAGCCCTCGGGCAGCGTGTACTCGTGGAGCCTGCGCGCGGTGAGGAGCTGGAGCGCGGGCTGCTGGATGTAGCGCTCCGCGCGGTTCAGCTCTTCCAGCATGAGGATGCCCGCGCCACCCTCGGGGAGGATGCGGGGCACCGCGTAAGTGGTGCGGCCGCTCGCGATGATGGGCAGCCCGACGAGGTCCGGCGGCTCGAGCAAGCTCAGGTCGAGCACCACCGTCTCGATGCCGAGTCGCTCCGCGACGCGGCGGACGATCTCGCTCTTGCCGATGCCCGTGGGCCCCTCGAGGAGCACGGCGCGGCGCGCGCGATAGGCGACCTCGAGCACCGCCTCGAGGCGAGGGCCGATGGGGATGGCGAGGGGGCGCGTCTCGGGGGGCTCGGCTTTGGGCACGGGACTGCTTTAGCGCAAGCGCCGAGGGACGCAGCTCGAAGGCGGCGCGAAAGGGACTCGTGCCGGTACGGGGATGGCGAGAGCGGGTCTAACCCCTGAGTGAAGCACGTGATAGACTGCGCGCATCCGATTCACCGAGGGGATGCTCCGCCATGCGTTTGACCAAGACTCTTTCTCAGACAGCTCGTCTCGGGCTGGTGCTCGTGATCGGGGGCAGCTGCGCCGTGCCCACGACGGCCGCAGCATGCTCGTTCGAGCAGTACGAAAGCATCTCGACAGTGCCTGCGAGCAACGCGACGGGAGTGCCACTGAACGCGATCATTCGGGTTCGTGACCTGGTGCTGGACCGAAGCACCGTCGTCGCCGAGCTCGTCTCCGTGGGGGGCGCGGGGGTGGAACTGACCCTCCTCCGTGATGAAGAGTCACCCTACTTCGTGGGCACCCTCGGCACACCCCTGGCGGGCGACACGGTGTACGAGCTGCGCCTCACCTGGGAGCTGTACTGCGAGTTCATGCTGGGAGATTTTCGGTGCGACGAGGAGCCGCCCGTCGGCGGCTCGATCGCGATCACTTCGTTTCGCACCGGCACCGCCACGGACGAGGCGTCGCCGGTGATCGGAAGCGGGACGGCGTCACTCACCTTTGGCACCTCGGACGTGTGCGACAACTCCGCGTGCTGCGGACCCTACGATCAGCGCCTCATCCTCGTCGACGACTCTGGGTGGGAGGCGGCAGACGACGCTGGCATTGCGGGGTATCACCTCTACCGTGACGGAGAGCTGGTGGCGGGGTACCTGCCAGCTCCCTTGTCCTTTCCGTATGGCCCGCGCCAGACATGCAGCGGCCGCGTACAAGGCTTGCCAGGCTCCCCACGCACGGTGAGTCTCGATCCCGGCACCTACTATGTGGTAGCGGAGGACTATCTTGGAAACCTCAGCGAGCCTTCTCAGACCGTCGTGCTCGGCGATGGATGCACGGGCCCGGTCGACGCCGGGACACCTGCGAGCGGTCCGCGAAGCGGGTGTGCTGTGCGGGTGGGCGACGCACGCTCGATTCCGGTCATCATGGTGTTGGCTATGGCGGGCGTGATGGTGGGCCGTCGACGCAGGGCGTGACGCGGGGCTCACATGTTCGTCACTGGGCTCCGTGGGCTGCGGTGCGGGGGGCGCGTGACCATGCCTGGAGAGCAATCCGGGCGCAAAGGGCCCAGGACTTCCTCACGTCAGCGAAGATGACGCGGGCCGCGAGGGGCGGTGCTGTGCATGTCCCTGAGGCGTGTACCCTGCGCGTCGATGACCGTGGACGCGACGGCTGGAGCTGAGCGAAGCGCGAAGGACGCCTGGTCGATCCCGCTGTGGCTGCTGCTGACCACGGGCGGCCTGGTGCTGGCTGGCGGCTACGTGGTCGACGACGCGTTCGTGGTGTTCCGCGTGGCCGAACGGCTCGCGCGCGGAGAGGGCTGGTCGTTCCAGGGAAGCGCTTCCGCAGATGGCGTCACCGCGCCGCTCTGGGGGGCCCTCTTGGCGTTGCTGGTGCCTGGCGGGTCGACGCCGCTGGTGGCGCGTCTGCTGGGGTCCCTGTTCACGTTGGCTGGCGGGACGCTGACTCTCGCGGCGCTGCGTGGACAACCGCGAGCGCTCGCGGCGCTCTTCCTCGGCGCGCAGCTGCCCGTGGTCGTGTGGGCGGGCGCGGGCCTCGAGACGGGGTTCGTGCTGCTCGTAGTCGCGCTGTGCACTCGCGGTCTTCTCGCGCACCGCAGCCGGGAAGCCGCACGGCCAGCGCCGGACGCGGCGGTCGAGAGTCACGCCGGACCGTGGGAGAGCCTGTGCCGTGCGCTCACGCTCGGCGCCTTCGCGAGCGTGCCGTGGTTGCGCCCCGAGCTGGTGCCGCTCGCGGCCATGGCGGGTTGGGAGCTGATGCGCATGGAGCGGCGCGAGCGCGGTGCGCGGTTGGCGCCGCTGCTGGTGCTGGGCGTCGGCACGCTCTTGGTCATCGTCTGGCGTGTCGTCGCCTTCGGCCACCCGGCTCCGCTGGCTGCGCTCGCGAAGCCGAGTGACCCCCTGAACGGGCTCCTCTACGTGGGTCAGGGCCTGCTCGCCTCAGGGGCCCTCACGGCGCTGGCCATCGCGGCCATTGCGCGGCTCCGTGCACGAGCGCAGCGCACGGACCAGCCTCTCGAGGCGGCCCCGCTCACGGACGACGACCATCCACATGACCCGCAGCAGGAGCGCGGGGGGAGGGCGCCCATACGTGTGCTGGGGGTCGGCCTGCTGAGCATCGCCCTCGCCGGTGGCGACTGGATGCCTGCCTCACGCCTGCTGGTCCCGCTGCTTCCCCTTCTGGCGGGCTGCGTGGGCCTCGGGCTCGCCGAGCTTCCTCGCTTCCGCTGGGCCGCTGTGCTGGCGGTGCTGCTCCTGCCGCTCGCCACGGGGGCGGCCGCGCTGCCCGAGCTGCTGCGTCAGCCCGCGGCCCGCGAGCGAGGGGCGGCGCAGGTGCTAGCGGCCCTTCACGGCGCGGAGCGCGTGGCGCTGGTGGACATCGGCTACCTCGCGTACGCGGGCGACCTCCAGGTGGTGGACCTCGGCGGCATCACCGACCTCGAGATCGCGCGGCTGCCCGGCGGCCACCTGAGCAAGCGCATCCCGGAGAGCCTGCTGCGCGGTCGTGGCGTGGACGCCATCGTGCTGCACTCCACCACGCCGCCGCGGGTGGAGGCCGGCCGCCTGATGGGCATCTCGGCCTACCCCGTGGAGCTGCACGTGGCGCGCATGCCCTTCGTCCGAGACGAATTCCGCGTCACCGCGAGCGTGACGTACGCCCCCGATTATCACTACGTGGTGCTGCGCCGCAGCCCACCGTGACCGGTCCGGCTCAGGGCGCCGGGCGACGCTCGTTGGGCCCCGGACGGTTCACCGCCTCGGCTTGCTGCGCGGCTTCCTGCACGGCACGGCCGCGCGCTTCGAGCTCCTGCGCGGTGGCCTCCACCGACGGACGCTCCGGGTTGGCGCGCTGGTTGCGGGCCAGATCGCGGAAGGTGACACGCCCGAAGCGGTCCGTGGCGTGGAAGTCCGGCACCAGCACGGGCGACCAGCCGGCCGCGTCCTGGCCGCGCGCCGACTTCTCCATGACGTAGAAGTTCATGCGCCAGGTGCCGCCAGCGACCGGAGGAGTGGCCGGTGGGGTGCCCGCCGCGAAGGCGGTGTACGGGATGCGCAGCTCCACGTGGTAGCCCTCGTCCACCTCTTCGTCATCCAGCGTGCCGCGCAGCACCACGGCGGTCTGCGCCTCGCTCTGCCAGTCCACGTGCCCAAACGGTTGCGGCTGCCGGCGGCTGTCGTAGCGCGTGTCGAACACCACGCCGCGCGGGCTGACCTGAATCTCGAAGTAGTTGCGCCCGTCGCCGTCGGGGTCGACGAAGACCTCCACGCAGTCTTGCTCCCACAGGTGGTCGTCGGCGTTGCGGTGTGGGCTCTGCAAGTCCGTGTCGCTCACCTGGAAGGCCACGTAGAGGTGGGTGTCGTCGTAGACCACGCGCGCGCGCGCTTCGAAACGTGCCGCGGCGCCGTCCATGGTCTGCACGAAGGGTGGGGACCACGGGGCAGCCATCCACCCCGGGTCACGCAGGTTGCCGTCGATGGTGATGGCCTGGAGCGCGCGTGAGGCCACCAGCTCGGGCATGGGCGGCGGGCCCGTGGGCGTGGGCGTCCCGCCGGTCACGGCCATGGTCACGGGGCGGGCGCGGTTGTCGCCGTCTTGCGGGCCGCGGCGGACGGCCAGGCGCTCGTTCCCACGCCAGAAGCCCAGGTAGAAGACCGCCTCGTTCGCGGACCAGCCGGCCGGCAGGTGAACCCGCTGCTCGTCACGGATGTACTCGCCCGCCTGCCAGCGCGAGGGGGGATAGAGGCTGCGCACGGCGCCGTCACTGTCGTGGTTGAGCGTCTCCATTCCGCGCGCCTCCACGTGTGTGAACAGGCGGTAGTCGTCGCCCACCGGGCCCAGCACCTTCCAGTGCCACGTGACCACCAGCTCCGTTCCGCGCGTCCAGGTCTCGTCGCTCACGTCGTAGCCAATGAGCTCCACGTTCTCGCCGAACGCAATGTCCAAGGGA is a window encoding:
- a CDS encoding carbohydrate-binding family 9-like protein; the protein is MGKSSRVRGLVSWLLLWGAVGSSACVERSEELSAAQRERVRALVSTSPTSPSHPLDIAFGENVELIGYDVSDETWTRGTELVVTWHWKVLGPVGDDYRLFTHVEARGMETLNHDSDGAVRSLYPPSRWQAGEYIRDEQRVHLPAGWSANEAVFYLGFWRGNERLAVRRGPQDGDNRARPVTMAVTGGTPTPTGPPPMPELVASRALQAITIDGNLRDPGWMAAPWSPPFVQTMDGAAARFEARARVVYDDTHLYVAFQVSDTDLQSPHRNADDHLWEQDCVEVFVDPDGDGRNYFEIQVSPRGVVFDTRYDSRRQPQPFGHVDWQSEAQTAVVLRGTLDDEEVDEGYHVELRIPYTAFAAGTPPATPPVAGGTWRMNFYVMEKSARGQDAAGWSPVLVPDFHATDRFGRVTFRDLARNQRANPERPSVEATAQELEARGRAVQEAAQQAEAVNRPGPNERRPAP